CTTCTTGACGAAAAATTCGGAGATGCCCAGGTGCGCCCCGGCCTTGGTTCCGTGCGCCACGGAACAGCCGGTGATGATGTGCGCCTCGGCCCCCTCCTCGATGATCACGAGGTTGTGGACGTTCTGTCCCACGTGCTCGGACTTGAGCATCAGGCAGGACTGGATGGGATTTTTGATCTTGGCCCCGGCCTTGACGCGGATGAAATACCCGCCGTGCAGGTTGTCATAAGCGGATCGGGTGAACTCGTCCTTGTCTTTGTCCACCAGGGTCCAGAAGTAGTCCTTGAGGCCGTCGTACTTCTTCAAGGCGTCCTTGATGTCCATGATCTCCACGCCCTCGTCCCGGGACTGGCAGTGGACCGCGGATTGATCCATCTGCAAGTAGGAGGCGGAACGGGTGGACAGGTCCGAAACCACGCCCGCCATGAGAAGCTGGTCCTTGTCCTCGTCGGACAGGGCGCTCAGATCGGTGATGGCCTCCTGCTTGAGGCCGTCAAACTTGAAATCCTTCAGATCGACTTTGCTCATATCAATAATCTCCCGTGCCGGAGGCTAGTTCATGCAGCGGACACATTCCTGATAGCCGTGCTCGCGGATGTGATCCAGAATATCCCGGGGACGCCCTTCACAGCACAGATGGCCCTGGTACAGGACCTGGCCCCGGTCGGCGTTCACGTAGTCGAGAATGTACCCGGTATGGGTGATGATCAACCCGGAGGTTCTGACCCGCTCCTTGCGCTGCTTGAGGCTCAGGTCTGGAGCCACGCTGAACTTGCCGTCCAGGATGTCCCGGGCCACCTTGCCCACGAGCTGCATGTTTTCCATGTCCACGCCGGACTCGGGCTCGTCGAAGAGTACCAGGTCTGGCTGCTGGGCCATGAGCTGGAGCAACTCGGAGCGCTTGATCTCCCCGCCCGAAAAACCCGCATTGATGTCGCGGTCGAGGAAATCGCCCATATTGACGGTCTCGGCCAACATGTCGGCGTTGACGTGGCCCTTGCGCGAACACATTTGCACCAGATGGCGGGTACGCAGGCCATGGATGGTCGGAGGCCGCTGGAAGGACATGCCCAGGCCCAGGCGGGCGCGCTCATACGTGGGGGCGTGGGTGATGTCCTGTCCTTGGAAGACGATCCGCCCCTTGGTCACCTCATAACCGGAAAAGCCCATCAGGGTCATGAGCAGGGAGGTCTTGCCCGAACCGTTGGGCCCGAACAGGATGAAGGTCTCCCCGTCGTTTATCTGCAAATCGATGCCCCGCAGGACCTCTTTGTCGCCGATGTTGACATGCAAGTCTTCAATGGTCAGCATGTGTTTCCTCGCTTTGAATGATGTGCAACAGGCTCATTACTCAAGCACGTCGCGGAAGTCCAGCGATAGCTTCGCAGGATGGAACCAACCGCCAATTACAATGGATTTCAATATACTCGATTCGACCAAAGGCAGATTACACGATGGGCAAAAAACGCATGAACAACCTCGGCGATCTCAAGCAGATCAAATTCAAGAAGGGAAAAGAGGATATCTATTCCCTTCCGTATGCAAAGAATGCGGCTCCGAAGGAAAATGTCAACCCCGAGGACGAACCCAAAGCCGAGGAAATCTTCCTGGCCGCCATGCACGGCGTGAAACCCATGGCGGGTCAGAGCGGACGCAAGGTCCCCCCTGCAACCCAGACGACTCCGGCCCGGGCCCTTTCTGCCGAGGACGAAGCCAAAAACGACCTGGATCGTTTTATGCGCGGCGACATTGAGTTCGAGCTCGAATACACGGACGAATTCATGTACGGTTACGTGCGTGGTCTGGACATCAAAATATTCCAACGGCTCAAAGCGGGTTCCCTGAGCGTAGCCGCCCATCTGGACTTGCACGGCATGACCTCGGATCAGGCGCGCGATTCCCTGCTCTTTTTCATCCGCGAATCCTATCTTCAGGGATACCGGTGCGTGCTGGTGGTCACCGGTCGGGGCAAGAACTCCCCAGGCGGACAGTCCGTCCTGCGCACCGAGGCCGAAACCTGGCTGACCAAGGAACCGCTACGACGCGCGGTCCTCGCCTTTTGCACTGCCCAGCCCAAGCACGGTGGCGCTGGCGCTCTCTACGTCCTGTTGCGCAAGCAGAAAAAAACCGAGGGCAAGATCCGCTGGGACAAGATGATGAATTGGGAGGAATAGAGAAATTACGGAACAAAGGAGGACAAATGCAAGAATCTTCCATTTCCGCGAAGGAACTGGTTCAGGCGTTGCTCGGCGTGATAGGGGAATGCTTTGACGGCGCGCGGGAGCACGGCGCATTTCTCAATCCGGACGAAGGTGGCCTCCTTGCCCTACTCGGCGGGCTTTCCGCCCGCCAGGCGTCCACCCCGGTGGCGGGCGACTCCGTGGCGACCCACGCCCTGCATCTGTCTTTCAGCCTGGACGTCTTTACCGACTGGATCTCGGGCGTTCGCGACAAGACTTACGACTGGGAGAAGAGCTGGTCCCAAAACTCGGTGGACGAACAGGAGTGGCGCGCCCTGCTCGACCATATGGCGGCCCAGGCCAAGACGCTCGGCAAGGCCATCGGCAACCGGGCTCCCGTGGATCCGGATGCTGCCTGGGGGGCCTTCGGGGCTTTGGCCCACACGGCCTTCCATCTGGGAGCCGTCCAGGTAAAGGTGGACGTCCTGCGCAACAACGGCTGAAGGCCTTTGCCAGAAAAAACCCCCGCCCTTTCGGACGGGGGTGCCATTTCGACTCTAAGCCTGCGCCGGTGCGGCGGCTTCTTCCGGGA
This sequence is a window from Desulfovibrio sp. Huiquan2017. Protein-coding genes within it:
- a CDS encoding Smr/MutS family protein; translated protein: MGKKRMNNLGDLKQIKFKKGKEDIYSLPYAKNAAPKENVNPEDEPKAEEIFLAAMHGVKPMAGQSGRKVPPATQTTPARALSAEDEAKNDLDRFMRGDIEFELEYTDEFMYGYVRGLDIKIFQRLKAGSLSVAAHLDLHGMTSDQARDSLLFFIRESYLQGYRCVLVVTGRGKNSPGGQSVLRTEAETWLTKEPLRRAVLAFCTAQPKHGGAGALYVLLRKQKKTEGKIRWDKMMNWEE
- a CDS encoding ABC transporter ATP-binding protein; protein product: MLTIEDLHVNIGDKEVLRGIDLQINDGETFILFGPNGSGKTSLLMTLMGFSGYEVTKGRIVFQGQDITHAPTYERARLGLGMSFQRPPTIHGLRTRHLVQMCSRKGHVNADMLAETVNMGDFLDRDINAGFSGGEIKRSELLQLMAQQPDLVLFDEPESGVDMENMQLVGKVARDILDGKFSVAPDLSLKQRKERVRTSGLIITHTGYILDYVNADRGQVLYQGHLCCEGRPRDILDHIREHGYQECVRCMN